A part of Papilio machaon chromosome 21, ilPapMach1.1, whole genome shotgun sequence genomic DNA contains:
- the LOC106708342 gene encoding putative nuclease HARBI1 isoform X1, translating to MIWHIIDMSRMWTALMLEAADAEAKKMSRQRMLLQRLKNRERLLKKIPEWQFRAHYRLNKEEFHSLCDELRHNTSLKGSKTTSLELKVLTALNFYAMGSYQKGVANEVHMDQKSVSRCIREVTKALNEISNKWIQFPQTSTQRTKIKQGFYTKFNFPGVIGAIDCTHVAIVRPAADVLCFYNRKGFHSLNVQMVCDSDLRITNVNAKFGGASHNSHIWASSRLQSHMEALQLSGKSVWLLGDSGYSQRSYLMTPILNAEPGSRGENYTRVHVKARNCIERAFG from the exons atgatTTGGCATATTATAGATATGTCTCGCATGTGGACCGCCTTGATGTTAGAAGCTGCAGATGCCGAAGCTAAAAAGATGTCTCGGCAGCGTATGCTTCTACAAAGATTAAAGAATCGCGAACGGTTACTCAAAAAAATTCCGGAGTGGCAGTTTAGAGCTCATTACAGGCTGAATAAGGAAGAGTTCCACTCGTTGTGTGACGAGCTCAGGCACAATACCAGTTTAAAAGGTTCGAAAACAACTTCACTGGAACTTAAG gtgCTGACAGCATTGAACTTTTATGCCATGGGTTCATATCAGAAAGGTGTTGCTAATGAGGTACATATGGATCAAAAAAGTGTAAGTAGGTGTATCAGAGAGGTGACAAAAGCTCTGAATgagatttcaaataaatggatACAATTCCCACAAACAAGCACacaaagaactaaaattaagcaagG attttatactaagtttaattttcctgGTGTAATTGGTGCCATTGATTGCACCCATGTGGCCATAGTTCGTCCAGCTGCAGatgtactttgtttttataacagaaaaggCTTTCATTCTCTTAATGTCCAAATG gtatgTGACAGTGATCTCAGAATCACTAATGTTAATGCCAAGTTTGGTGGTGCAAGTCACAACAGTCATATCTGGGCAAGTAGCAGACTGCAAAGCCATATGGAGGCTCTGCAACTATCTGGCAAGTCCGTTTGGTTGTTGG gtGACAGTGGTTACTCTCAAAGGAGCTACCTTATGACACCTATTCTGAATGCAGAACCAGGATCTAGAGGAGAGAACTACACTAGAGTGCATGTCAAGGCCCGAAACTGCATAGAAAGGGCATTTggttaa
- the LOC106708342 gene encoding putative nuclease HARBI1 isoform X2, translated as MSRMWTALMLEAADAEAKKMSRQRMLLQRLKNRERLLKKIPEWQFRAHYRLNKEEFHSLCDELRHNTSLKGSKTTSLELKVLTALNFYAMGSYQKGVANEVHMDQKSVSRCIREVTKALNEISNKWIQFPQTSTQRTKIKQGFYTKFNFPGVIGAIDCTHVAIVRPAADVLCFYNRKGFHSLNVQMVCDSDLRITNVNAKFGGASHNSHIWASSRLQSHMEALQLSGKSVWLLGDSGYSQRSYLMTPILNAEPGSRGENYTRVHVKARNCIERAFG; from the exons ATGTCTCGCATGTGGACCGCCTTGATGTTAGAAGCTGCAGATGCCGAAGCTAAAAAGATGTCTCGGCAGCGTATGCTTCTACAAAGATTAAAGAATCGCGAACGGTTACTCAAAAAAATTCCGGAGTGGCAGTTTAGAGCTCATTACAGGCTGAATAAGGAAGAGTTCCACTCGTTGTGTGACGAGCTCAGGCACAATACCAGTTTAAAAGGTTCGAAAACAACTTCACTGGAACTTAAG gtgCTGACAGCATTGAACTTTTATGCCATGGGTTCATATCAGAAAGGTGTTGCTAATGAGGTACATATGGATCAAAAAAGTGTAAGTAGGTGTATCAGAGAGGTGACAAAAGCTCTGAATgagatttcaaataaatggatACAATTCCCACAAACAAGCACacaaagaactaaaattaagcaagG attttatactaagtttaattttcctgGTGTAATTGGTGCCATTGATTGCACCCATGTGGCCATAGTTCGTCCAGCTGCAGatgtactttgtttttataacagaaaaggCTTTCATTCTCTTAATGTCCAAATG gtatgTGACAGTGATCTCAGAATCACTAATGTTAATGCCAAGTTTGGTGGTGCAAGTCACAACAGTCATATCTGGGCAAGTAGCAGACTGCAAAGCCATATGGAGGCTCTGCAACTATCTGGCAAGTCCGTTTGGTTGTTGG gtGACAGTGGTTACTCTCAAAGGAGCTACCTTATGACACCTATTCTGAATGCAGAACCAGGATCTAGAGGAGAGAACTACACTAGAGTGCATGTCAAGGCCCGAAACTGCATAGAAAGGGCATTTggttaa